The Hymenobacter oligotrophus genome has a window encoding:
- a CDS encoding DUF2157 domain-containing protein — MDPTILPSLQERQIVTPEHAEALAQHERTKPFSLYFELRALLSLGVTLLSTGLGIYIYQNLDSISHAVIVGAIAAVSAAGFGYAYWRRQPFTWAEAPRISVFADYALLLGCLTFLTLEGYLQAQYTVFGSRYGLIPLLPALLFFYCAYRFDHRGVLAMGITALAAWVGIAAAPADMFKQNDFSAPYLDVIAVLLGMALMAAGLASERYHRKPHFAYTYVLMGSNLALLAALTSLFRSDDTAHLPAALGVVLLLAFSAGLWQYGRRSHSYLFVLLAALYGYVAVTYTFIQLIAALDSTILSIAAVYCAMVYFPASAAGVIWLLKNLKKIVRGHESEGL; from the coding sequence ATGGACCCCACCATATTACCCTCGCTGCAAGAGCGGCAAATCGTAACGCCCGAGCATGCCGAGGCTTTGGCCCAGCACGAGCGCACCAAGCCCTTTTCGCTGTACTTCGAGCTGCGCGCTTTGCTTTCGTTGGGTGTTACGCTGCTTAGCACGGGCCTAGGCATCTACATCTACCAAAACCTCGACAGCATCAGCCACGCCGTAATCGTAGGAGCCATTGCGGCGGTATCGGCCGCGGGGTTTGGCTATGCCTACTGGCGCCGGCAGCCGTTTACCTGGGCCGAAGCACCTAGGATTTCGGTGTTTGCCGACTACGCCCTGCTGCTCGGCTGCCTTACTTTCCTTACGCTCGAAGGCTACCTGCAGGCGCAGTACACGGTGTTTGGCTCGCGCTACGGGCTGATACCGCTGCTCCCCGCGCTGCTGTTTTTCTACTGCGCCTACCGCTTCGATCATCGGGGCGTACTGGCCATGGGCATCACGGCGCTGGCGGCCTGGGTAGGCATTGCCGCCGCCCCGGCCGACATGTTCAAGCAAAACGACTTTTCGGCGCCTTACCTCGATGTCATTGCCGTGCTGCTGGGCATGGCCCTGATGGCGGCCGGCCTGGCCTCGGAGCGCTACCACCGCAAGCCGCACTTTGCCTACACCTACGTGCTGATGGGCAGCAACCTGGCCTTGCTGGCTGCCCTTACTTCGCTGTTCCGCAGCGACGATACGGCCCATTTACCCGCTGCGCTTGGGGTGGTTTTGCTGTTGGCTTTTAGTGCCGGATTGTGGCAGTACGGCCGGCGCAGCCACTCGTACCTGTTTGTGCTGCTAGCGGCGCTGTACGGCTACGTGGCCGTTACCTACACCTTTATTCAGCTGATTGCCGCGCTCGACAGCACCATACTATCTATCGCGGCCGTTTACTGCGCTATGGTTTACTTCCCGGCTTCGGCGGCGGGGGTAATCTGGCTGCTGAAAAACCTCAAGAAAATCGTACGCGGCCATGAATCCGAAGGCTTATAA
- the dinB gene encoding DNA polymerase IV — protein MEAAEAQRKIIHLDMDAFYASVEQRDNPVLRGQPVAVGGSRQRGVVAAASYEARQFGVRSAMPSVVAQRKCPHLVFVKPRFEVYKEVSRQVRAIFAEYTPLIEPVSLDEAYLDVTHNLKQMASATRIAEQIRAKIFEQTQLTASAGVSYNKFLAKLASDYQKPNGLFVIKPHEGLGFVEPLKVGDFHGIGPVTAARLNQLGIFTGADLRQQSEQWLRQHFGKAGSYYYAIARAIDHRPVVADRVRKSVGSENTFEQDLTEYEELVASLQPSIDEVWEYCQRTEVLGRTVTLKVKYADFQLITRSRTSFALISSQALLERITLELLAALLPMPKGVRLLGVSLSNLDNTDELVGRQLVLEL, from the coding sequence GTGGAAGCGGCCGAAGCACAGCGGAAGATTATTCACCTAGACATGGACGCGTTCTATGCCTCGGTGGAGCAGCGCGACAACCCCGTGCTGCGCGGCCAGCCCGTGGCCGTAGGCGGCTCGCGCCAGCGCGGCGTGGTGGCGGCGGCCAGCTACGAGGCGCGGCAGTTTGGCGTCCGCTCGGCCATGCCCTCGGTGGTAGCGCAGCGCAAATGCCCGCACCTAGTCTTCGTAAAACCGCGCTTCGAGGTGTACAAGGAAGTGTCGCGGCAAGTGCGGGCCATTTTTGCCGAGTACACCCCCCTGATCGAGCCCGTGTCGCTCGACGAAGCCTACCTCGACGTAACGCACAACCTCAAGCAAATGGCCTCGGCCACGCGCATCGCCGAGCAAATTCGGGCCAAGATTTTCGAGCAAACGCAGCTCACGGCCTCGGCGGGCGTGTCGTACAACAAGTTTTTAGCAAAGCTGGCCTCCGACTACCAAAAGCCCAACGGCTTGTTCGTCATTAAACCACACGAGGGGCTGGGGTTTGTGGAGCCGCTGAAGGTGGGCGACTTCCACGGCATTGGGCCCGTTACGGCCGCACGCCTCAACCAGCTAGGCATTTTTACCGGGGCCGATTTGCGGCAGCAGTCGGAGCAGTGGTTGCGGCAGCATTTCGGCAAGGCCGGCTCGTACTACTACGCCATTGCCCGCGCCATCGACCACCGCCCCGTGGTAGCCGACCGCGTGCGCAAATCCGTAGGCTCCGAAAACACCTTCGAGCAAGACCTAACGGAGTACGAGGAGTTGGTGGCCAGTTTGCAACCTTCCATCGACGAAGTATGGGAGTACTGCCAGCGCACCGAGGTGCTGGGCCGCACGGTTACGCTCAAGGTTAAGTACGCCGATTTCCAGCTCATCACGCGCAGCCGCACCAGCTTCGCGCTCATCAGCTCGCAGGCGTTGCTGGAGCGCATTACGCTCGAACTGCTCGCAGCCCTGTTGCCCATGCCCAAAGGGGTACGCCTCCTAGGTGTTTCGCTTTCCAACCTCGACAACACCGACGAGCTGGTGGGGCGCCAACTGGTGCTGGAGCTGTAA
- the pulA gene encoding type I pullulanase has protein sequence MIRPLLLLLLALGSGPAVVAQSVPDYAHYPTYNGADLGLTFSKGQGTLQVWAPTAQSLQLRLYNAGTGGKARTTYAMRKAEGGTWTYTLPANTTGFYTVQATIAGKTMAEVADPYVHAVGLNGQRGAWLDPANASPANWSRDQRPALGKATDIVIGEVHVRDLSTHPQSGVRRKGQYLGFAETGTHGPNGVRTALDHLTELGITHVHLLPTNDFASIDESLPTEKRPFNWGYDPLHYTVPEGSYASAAAAPAARILEIKQMVQALHQQGLRVVLDVVYNHTADAGRHPFEQLVPGYYYRQTANGKFADASACGNEVASERPMVRKLIVESVAYWAQQYHVDGFRFDLMGILDLETMRAVRAALDTQDRSIYVYGEGWAAGPSPLPESQRAVKANVLQLERVAAFGDELRDGVKGHYARQAERGFASGQPSLEESVKFGIVAATRHPQLNYALVNYSQAPWAAAPEQSINYVACHDDRVLWDKLQVANPGTTEAERINMALLSHAIVFTSQGVPFLPIGDEFLRTKGGSHNSYNQPDSVNQIDWSRKARYASVYEFHRRLLAMRRNHPAFRLPTQALIQQHLEFLPNMPAGTIGYRLRDNAGGDKWKNIVVLFNGNRTAAAMSIPAGAYTVMLRGSELNAEQGLGQLQVQQAPVQLPTTSALILVQ, from the coding sequence ATGATTCGCCCTTTGTTGCTTTTGCTGCTCGCCCTCGGCAGCGGCCCAGCCGTGGTTGCTCAGTCGGTGCCCGACTACGCCCACTACCCTACCTACAACGGCGCCGACCTAGGCCTCACCTTCAGCAAAGGCCAGGGCACCCTGCAGGTGTGGGCGCCCACGGCCCAAAGCCTGCAGCTGCGCCTCTACAATGCGGGCACCGGCGGCAAAGCACGGACTACTTATGCCATGCGCAAAGCCGAGGGCGGCACCTGGACCTATACCCTGCCGGCCAACACCACCGGTTTTTACACCGTGCAAGCCACCATTGCCGGAAAAACCATGGCCGAAGTGGCCGACCCGTATGTACACGCAGTAGGCCTAAATGGACAACGCGGTGCCTGGCTCGACCCTGCCAATGCCAGCCCCGCCAACTGGAGCCGCGACCAGCGCCCGGCCCTAGGTAAAGCCACCGACATTGTAATTGGCGAGGTGCACGTGCGCGACCTGAGCACGCATCCGCAATCGGGAGTGCGGCGCAAAGGGCAGTACCTGGGCTTTGCCGAGACCGGCACCCACGGCCCCAACGGCGTACGCACCGCCCTCGACCACCTCACCGAGCTCGGGATTACGCACGTGCACCTGCTGCCCACCAACGACTTTGCCTCCATCGACGAAAGCTTGCCCACGGAAAAGCGCCCCTTCAACTGGGGCTACGACCCGCTGCACTACACGGTGCCAGAGGGCTCTTATGCTTCGGCGGCAGCCGCGCCCGCGGCGCGCATCCTCGAAATTAAGCAAATGGTGCAAGCGCTGCACCAACAGGGCCTACGCGTGGTGCTCGATGTGGTGTACAACCACACGGCCGATGCAGGCCGTCACCCCTTCGAGCAACTGGTGCCCGGCTACTACTACCGCCAAACCGCCAACGGCAAATTTGCTGACGCCAGCGCCTGTGGCAACGAGGTAGCCTCGGAGCGCCCCATGGTGCGCAAGCTGATTGTGGAGTCGGTGGCGTATTGGGCGCAGCAGTACCACGTCGATGGTTTCCGGTTCGACCTCATGGGCATTCTCGACCTCGAAACCATGCGGGCCGTACGCGCCGCCTTGGATACGCAAGACCGCAGCATTTACGTGTACGGCGAAGGCTGGGCCGCTGGCCCCAGCCCCTTGCCCGAAAGCCAACGTGCCGTGAAAGCCAACGTGCTGCAGCTTGAGCGCGTGGCTGCCTTCGGCGATGAGCTGCGCGACGGCGTGAAGGGCCACTACGCACGGCAAGCCGAGCGCGGCTTTGCCAGCGGCCAACCCAGCCTCGAGGAAAGCGTGAAGTTTGGCATTGTAGCCGCCACGCGCCACCCGCAGCTAAACTACGCCCTGGTAAACTACTCCCAGGCGCCCTGGGCCGCTGCACCCGAGCAAAGCATCAACTACGTGGCCTGCCACGACGACCGCGTGCTATGGGACAAGCTGCAGGTAGCCAACCCCGGCACTACCGAGGCCGAGCGCATCAACATGGCCTTGCTGAGCCATGCCATTGTATTCACCTCGCAAGGGGTGCCGTTTCTGCCCATCGGCGATGAGTTTTTGCGCACCAAAGGCGGCTCGCACAACTCCTACAACCAACCCGATAGCGTAAACCAAATCGACTGGAGCCGCAAAGCCCGGTATGCTTCCGTCTACGAGTTTCATCGGCGGTTGCTGGCCATGCGCCGCAACCACCCGGCCTTCCGATTGCCCACGCAGGCCCTCATTCAGCAGCACCTGGAGTTTTTGCCGAACATGCCCGCCGGTACCATCGGCTACCGCCTGCGCGACAACGCGGGCGGCGACAAATGGAAGAACATTGTGGTGCTCTTCAACGGCAACCGCACGGCCGCTGCGATGAGCATTCCGGCAGGGGCTTACACGGTGATGCTGCGCGGCAGCGAGCTAAACGCCGAGCAAGGCCTCGGGCAACTACAAGTGCAGCAAGCGCCGGTGCAGTTGCCCACTACCTCGGCCCTTATTCTGGTGCAGTAA
- a CDS encoding sce7726 family protein, whose product MNDPEIRAMLYPLLQGGVYVDELPTSTTRADVVHITEHYMHGFEVKGDNDTLQRVPKQLPCYANAYDLVTFVVTEKHLEKLLPLVPEWVGVLVATPEGLRPHRAAGYNATVQRGAVAGLLRLTEVKEFLTDLGLYHVGLLRRRDITKLLNTAHSIPLSQLAQFVRTRLMQRMPQRLEARAVRKAERLSRPVRRRKKPKTKRATATKVRVRRAA is encoded by the coding sequence ATGAACGACCCCGAAATTCGAGCAATGCTTTACCCGCTGCTGCAAGGCGGCGTGTACGTGGATGAGCTGCCCACCAGCACCACCCGCGCCGATGTGGTGCACATCACGGAGCACTACATGCACGGTTTCGAGGTAAAAGGCGACAACGACACCCTGCAGCGCGTGCCCAAACAGCTGCCCTGCTACGCCAACGCCTACGATTTGGTAACCTTCGTTGTCACCGAAAAGCACCTCGAAAAGCTGTTGCCGTTAGTGCCCGAGTGGGTAGGCGTGCTGGTAGCTACGCCCGAGGGCTTGCGGCCGCACCGCGCCGCGGGCTACAATGCCACCGTGCAGCGCGGCGCGGTGGCGGGCTTGCTGCGCCTTACCGAGGTTAAGGAGTTTCTAACCGACCTAGGGCTGTACCACGTGGGCCTGCTGCGCCGCCGCGACATCACCAAGCTGCTGAACACGGCCCACTCCATTCCGCTGTCGCAGCTGGCGCAGTTTGTGCGCACCCGCCTGATGCAGCGCATGCCCCAGCGCCTCGAGGCCCGCGCTGTGCGCAAAGCCGAACGCCTGAGCCGGCCCGTACGGCGGCGCAAAAAGCCCAAAACCAAACGCGCTACTGCTACCAAAGTCCGCGTGCGCCGCGCGGCGTGA
- a CDS encoding S8/S53 family peptidase, producing MTKSLSALLVALLASGSSFAQALVDPEIRAALQSNPVAQVIITFKGEGAPQTTQLSLLRQLGLTKGVTFRSLPIVGSLATAAQVQALAERPEIRSIYLNKRLKYYNYDATNLTGVKRLRTDANLIARNNGMPVSGKGIGVVINDSGVDGTHDDIKSGTHLVQNVLGSINLNAVDAMLPVTYLENVPNTDNNSGHGTHCAGTVGGNGAKSGGKYEGVAPGASLIGYGSGAALLVLDGIGGFDYAITHQAQYNIRVISNSWGSSGKFDPEHPINLISKKAYDRGMVALFAAGNEGPGSDTHNPYAIAPWVISVGAGDKYGKLADFSSRGVKNEGGTFAVDGQTWTYQNRPTLVAPGVDIVSTRVIGPVASLGAQMDIEQLEPAHVPFYTHMSGTSMATPHVAGVVALMLEAKPSLSPMQVKQILEKTATNMPNREPWEVGAGYVNAYAAVDHVFRGSVFGAPLNLTRTFNSSVNAQLSATPFSINYNPLIAAANQQTFQVGSGVTSLEAKVTAGGVSGLTGNPINLVLIDPNGTRYTSGISAAFALYQDRGVAVAAPKPGTWTVLLEGLRGVALPENISGTIRMLTTSGTTGLGDIAGHPAEAAIKTAVAARLADGLSGGYKPNELLTRRQLADYLLMGQAVRQYLPTTGTSSFTDVQGTDLLLAESVTGRGAALRDRDHKFRGVMLPTATGIFAPASAVNRTSLAYSLVQSLGLEEAALARNGKPLTIAVDGKYIPVDDAAQIPAGLEGYVSVALELNLINAYYSVTQGPFDLTPTLHAAFKPAQAVTRGEFAVIVTRTFTQWDALTQPAAAARSGAQPAATQPSEAAAAYPNPFSGSTTISYTVAEAGYVTVEVYNVLGRKVRTLVSEAQQPGSHQVKFDASSLTRGSYVFKVKAGSKLTSKQLLVQ from the coding sequence ATGACCAAATCTTTATCCGCGCTGCTCGTGGCTTTGCTGGCGAGCGGCAGCTCCTTCGCCCAAGCCTTGGTCGACCCTGAAATCCGGGCGGCGTTGCAGTCGAACCCGGTTGCTCAGGTAATCATCACCTTCAAAGGCGAAGGCGCACCCCAAACCACGCAACTCAGCCTGTTGCGACAATTGGGGCTTACCAAGGGCGTCACTTTCCGGTCGTTGCCCATCGTGGGCAGCCTAGCCACTGCAGCTCAGGTGCAAGCCTTGGCCGAGCGCCCCGAAATCCGATCCATCTACCTAAACAAACGCCTTAAGTACTACAATTACGACGCAACCAACCTCACGGGCGTGAAGCGCCTGCGCACCGATGCCAACCTGATTGCCCGCAACAACGGCATGCCGGTTTCGGGCAAAGGCATTGGGGTGGTAATCAACGACAGCGGGGTCGACGGCACCCACGACGACATCAAATCGGGTACGCACTTGGTGCAAAACGTGCTGGGCTCCATCAACCTGAACGCGGTTGATGCCATGCTGCCCGTTACGTACCTCGAGAACGTGCCCAACACCGACAACAACTCGGGCCACGGCACGCACTGCGCCGGTACGGTGGGCGGCAACGGCGCCAAATCGGGCGGCAAGTACGAGGGCGTAGCGCCCGGCGCGTCGCTGATTGGCTACGGCTCGGGCGCCGCGCTGCTGGTGCTCGACGGCATTGGCGGCTTCGACTACGCTATTACGCACCAGGCGCAGTACAACATCCGGGTAATCAGCAACTCGTGGGGTTCCTCGGGTAAGTTCGATCCGGAGCACCCCATCAACCTTATTTCGAAGAAGGCCTACGACCGCGGCATGGTGGCCCTGTTTGCGGCCGGCAACGAGGGCCCCGGCTCCGATACGCACAACCCCTACGCCATTGCACCGTGGGTAATTTCGGTGGGCGCCGGCGACAAATACGGCAAGCTGGCCGATTTCTCGTCGCGCGGGGTGAAAAACGAAGGCGGCACGTTTGCCGTCGATGGCCAAACCTGGACGTACCAAAACCGCCCTACGCTGGTTGCCCCGGGCGTTGACATTGTATCGACGCGGGTTATCGGACCGGTTGCAAGCCTAGGTGCTCAGATGGACATTGAGCAGCTAGAGCCGGCGCACGTGCCGTTTTACACGCACATGAGCGGCACCTCCATGGCTACGCCGCACGTGGCCGGCGTGGTGGCCCTGATGCTGGAAGCCAAGCCGTCGTTGTCGCCGATGCAGGTAAAGCAGATACTGGAGAAGACGGCTACCAACATGCCCAACCGCGAACCGTGGGAAGTTGGAGCCGGCTACGTAAACGCCTATGCCGCCGTCGACCATGTTTTCCGCGGCTCGGTGTTTGGCGCACCCCTGAACCTGACGCGCACTTTCAACAGCAGCGTGAACGCGCAGCTGAGCGCTACGCCGTTCAGCATCAACTACAACCCGCTGATTGCGGCGGCCAACCAGCAAACCTTTCAGGTGGGCTCGGGGGTAACCAGCCTCGAGGCAAAAGTTACTGCGGGCGGGGTATCGGGCCTTACCGGCAACCCCATCAACCTGGTGCTTATCGACCCCAACGGCACGCGCTACACCTCGGGCATCAGCGCGGCGTTTGCTTTGTACCAAGATAGGGGCGTGGCCGTAGCGGCGCCCAAGCCCGGCACCTGGACGGTGCTGCTCGAGGGCCTGCGCGGCGTGGCGCTGCCCGAGAACATTTCGGGTACCATCCGTATGCTCACCACCAGCGGCACCACCGGCCTAGGTGATATTGCCGGCCACCCGGCCGAGGCAGCCATCAAAACGGCCGTGGCCGCGCGCCTGGCTGATGGCCTGAGCGGGGGCTACAAGCCCAACGAGCTGCTCACGCGCCGCCAGCTGGCCGATTACCTGCTGATGGGCCAGGCCGTGCGCCAATACCTGCCCACCACCGGCACCAGCAGCTTCACGGATGTGCAAGGCACCGACCTGCTGCTGGCCGAATCGGTAACGGGCCGCGGCGCCGCCCTGCGCGACCGTGACCACAAATTCAGGGGCGTAATGCTGCCCACGGCTACTGGTATTTTTGCCCCCGCCTCGGCAGTAAACCGCACCAGCCTGGCCTACTCGTTGGTGCAGAGCCTAGGGCTGGAAGAAGCCGCCCTGGCCCGCAACGGCAAACCCCTGACCATAGCGGTTGATGGCAAATACATTCCGGTAGATGATGCCGCCCAAATTCCAGCCGGCCTCGAAGGCTACGTAAGCGTGGCACTCGAGCTGAACCTGATCAATGCCTACTACAGCGTAACACAGGGTCCTTTCGACCTGACGCCCACCTTGCACGCCGCTTTTAAGCCAGCGCAGGCGGTTACCCGCGGCGAGTTTGCCGTAATCGTAACGCGCACCTTCACGCAGTGGGATGCCCTGACGCAGCCAGCCGCAGCCGCTCGCAGCGGCGCTCAGCCAGCGGCCACCCAGCCAAGCGAGGCCGCAGCGGCTTACCCCAACCCCTTCTCGGGCAGCACCACCATCAGCTACACCGTGGCCGAGGCTGGCTACGTAACGGTGGAGGTGTACAACGTGCTGGGGCGCAAAGTGAGAACGCTGGTGTCGGAAGCCCAGCAGCCGGGCAGCCACCAGGTTAAGTTTGATGCCAGCAGCCTCACGCGCGGTTCGTACGTGTTCAAGGTGAAAGCCGGCAGCAAGCTCACCTCCAAGCAGCTGCTGGTGCAGTAG
- a CDS encoding ATP-binding protein — MPAQASRTYWTANYDSLHNTLPQLKTDSARIRAMVHLLDLLEITEATGREKLLPLVDELLTLNARTQLIDETPYRLLRRGVGLWQKGGHDQQALEVLKQAVAEFDRLEHPVPRLLIDLAPLYNRLHQSQERFAYFRDKLAYYRLHNSLENTAACYLVISGYYRHMGAYNQAISYALRAADLFKQFDPKYYVNELMVAGSLYADWGNPQKALQYLGQAMALEDQYGVEGLQRFYTVQSLSKVYLQEGEYDNALRYANLNLEEVGRKQVPSNKAACLAYGLVQKSAVLIAMGQAREVLPMLQQAQHLADSLQLRISGRPGEFLLDATWAKYYEAMGQAGPAEQHWRLAYNKATAGRLKILRYRVLRDIIGFYVEHQQPAKVREYTHMYLALTDSMHQEQSAFLVAQYEGERVEQAQNARIAALQQARALQELNLRQRNRLLIIALFTVVVVVSGLGVFLYRQLQINKRTLAQLQQTQNQLVAAEKWAFVGEVSAGIAHELQNPLNFMKRFAEVSTHMIDGMPQPAPAQNGQQLQQEILAGLKKNLQEISQHGLRASSIIKDMLEHSRSGTGQREATDLNALAAEYLRLAYEGVQTQDPDFRATLTTDFDASLGEVHAVPQDLGRVLLNLLTNAFFAVRKRQHASLNGYQPEVRISTRRTPTGVEVRVRDNGTGMPEAVRQRVFEPFFTTKAVGEGTGLGLSLSHDIVTKGHGGGLSVASKEGQFTEFVIMLPA; from the coding sequence TTGCCGGCACAGGCCTCCCGAACCTACTGGACGGCCAATTACGACTCGTTGCACAACACGCTGCCGCAGCTGAAAACCGACAGTGCGCGCATCCGCGCCATGGTGCATTTGCTTGATTTGCTGGAGATAACCGAGGCTACAGGGCGCGAAAAACTGCTGCCATTGGTTGATGAGCTGTTGACGCTCAACGCCCGCACCCAACTCATCGACGAAACGCCCTACCGGCTGCTGCGCCGCGGGGTGGGGCTTTGGCAAAAAGGCGGCCACGACCAGCAGGCCCTAGAGGTACTCAAGCAAGCCGTTGCCGAGTTCGATCGGCTCGAACACCCCGTTCCGCGCCTACTCATCGATTTGGCACCGCTTTACAACCGCCTGCACCAATCGCAGGAGCGCTTTGCGTACTTCCGCGACAAGCTGGCTTACTACCGCTTGCACAACTCCCTCGAGAATACGGCCGCTTGCTACCTGGTAATCAGTGGCTACTACCGGCACATGGGTGCCTACAACCAAGCCATCAGCTACGCGTTGCGCGCCGCCGACCTGTTCAAGCAGTTCGACCCGAAGTATTATGTAAACGAGCTGATGGTAGCCGGCTCGCTCTACGCCGACTGGGGCAACCCCCAGAAAGCCCTTCAATACCTAGGCCAGGCTATGGCTCTCGAAGACCAGTATGGCGTGGAAGGCCTGCAGCGCTTTTACACCGTGCAGTCGCTCTCGAAGGTGTATTTGCAAGAAGGTGAATACGACAACGCGCTGCGCTACGCCAACCTGAACCTGGAGGAAGTTGGCCGCAAGCAAGTACCTTCCAACAAGGCTGCTTGCCTTGCCTACGGGCTGGTGCAAAAAAGCGCCGTGCTCATTGCCATGGGCCAGGCGCGCGAGGTGTTACCCATGCTCCAGCAGGCTCAGCACCTGGCCGATTCGTTGCAGCTGCGCATTTCGGGGCGGCCCGGCGAATTTTTGCTCGATGCCACCTGGGCCAAGTACTACGAGGCCATGGGCCAAGCCGGCCCGGCCGAGCAGCACTGGCGCTTGGCCTACAACAAAGCCACGGCCGGCCGCCTCAAGATATTGCGCTACCGCGTCCTGCGCGACATCATCGGGTTTTATGTGGAGCACCAGCAGCCCGCCAAGGTGCGCGAGTACACCCACATGTACCTGGCCCTTACCGACTCGATGCACCAAGAGCAAAGCGCCTTTTTGGTAGCGCAGTACGAAGGCGAGCGGGTGGAACAAGCCCAGAACGCCCGCATTGCCGCGCTGCAGCAAGCACGGGCCCTGCAGGAGCTCAACCTGCGTCAGCGCAACCGCCTGCTGATCATTGCGTTGTTCACGGTGGTGGTGGTGGTGTCGGGGCTGGGCGTGTTTTTGTACCGCCAGCTGCAAATCAACAAGCGCACCCTGGCGCAGCTCCAGCAAACCCAAAACCAGCTGGTGGCCGCCGAAAAGTGGGCGTTTGTGGGCGAGGTGTCGGCGGGCATTGCGCACGAGCTGCAAAACCCGCTCAACTTCATGAAGCGCTTTGCCGAGGTAAGCACCCACATGATCGACGGCATGCCGCAGCCGGCCCCGGCCCAAAACGGGCAGCAGTTGCAGCAGGAAATTTTGGCGGGCCTGAAGAAAAACCTGCAGGAAATCAGCCAACACGGCTTGCGCGCCTCCTCGATTATCAAGGACATGCTGGAGCACTCCCGCTCGGGCACCGGCCAGCGCGAAGCCACCGACCTGAACGCTTTGGCCGCCGAGTACCTGCGCTTGGCTTACGAGGGCGTGCAAACGCAAGACCCCGATTTTCGGGCTACGCTCACCACTGATTTCGATGCCAGCCTGGGCGAGGTGCATGCCGTGCCCCAAGACCTAGGGCGCGTGCTGCTGAATTTGCTCACGAACGCCTTTTTTGCCGTGCGCAAGCGCCAGCACGCGAGCCTCAACGGCTACCAGCCCGAAGTACGCATCAGCACGCGGCGCACCCCAACCGGCGTGGAGGTGCGCGTGCGCGACAACGGCACGGGTATGCCCGAGGCCGTGCGGCAACGCGTGTTCGAGCCCTTCTTCACTACCAAAGCCGTGGGCGAAGGCACCGGCCTCGGCCTCTCGCTCAGCCACGACATCGTAACCAAAGGCCACGGCGGCGGCCTCAGCGTGGCAAGCAAAGAAGGACAATTCACCGAGTTTGTAATTATGCTACCCGCCTAG
- a CDS encoding DUF305 domain-containing protein: MKTSHYLLLASLAIAAACTRTDQVRSTPERVIDRDSVSAGVAIAADTAAPATASFTAASGSAPTSGKSTLNPAVVEASASLTVALNRDAQRLSAVRATGNADHDFAAMMAEHAVGAVDLARLHLRDGKSPELRSLAERIVAERPAQAERLGLMAKRLADAKPTYNPQDATDAYKARLIGVMRIMKQPLVSSEKIDVDFARMLRIHTQSGIALTNAVIAHGRDAEVKKLAQRLASEQTASMAEIDTWLQRNEQ, translated from the coding sequence ATGAAAACCAGCCACTACCTGTTGCTTGCCTCGTTGGCCATTGCGGCTGCCTGCACCCGTACCGATCAGGTTCGCTCCACGCCCGAACGGGTTATCGACCGGGATAGTGTGTCGGCCGGCGTGGCTATTGCAGCCGATACGGCGGCGCCTGCAACAGCTTCGTTTACGGCAGCGTCGGGTTCGGCCCCCACTTCGGGCAAAAGCACCCTCAATCCGGCCGTGGTAGAAGCTTCGGCTAGCCTTACCGTGGCGCTCAACCGCGACGCGCAGCGCCTCTCGGCGGTGCGGGCCACCGGCAACGCCGACCACGATTTTGCCGCCATGATGGCCGAGCACGCCGTGGGCGCCGTCGACCTAGCCCGCCTGCATCTGCGCGACGGCAAAAGCCCCGAGCTGCGCAGCCTGGCCGAGCGCATTGTTGCCGAGCGCCCCGCGCAGGCCGAGCGGTTGGGCCTGATGGCCAAGCGCCTGGCCGACGCCAAACCCACCTACAACCCCCAAGATGCCACCGACGCTTATAAGGCCCGCCTGATTGGCGTGATGCGCATTATGAAGCAGCCGCTGGTTTCGTCGGAAAAAATCGACGTGGATTTTGCTCGCATGCTGCGCATTCATACGCAAAGCGGTATTGCGCTTACCAACGCCGTTATTGCCCACGGCCGCGACGCCGAGGTGAAAAAGCTGGCCCAGCGCCTGGCTTCGGAGCAAACCGCCTCGATGGCCGAAATCGATACGTGGCTGCAGCGCAACGAGCAGTAG